The segment GGCGGCCTTGAGGCCGATCAGGGGATAACCGGCGAGCACGCCGTTCTTCATCTGCTCCTCGATGCCTTTCTGGATCGCCGGGATGAATTCGCGGGGCACGACGCCGCCAACCACTTCGTTGACGAACTCCAGCCCCTCCTTGCCTTCGTCCGCCGGCGCGAAGCGAATCCAGCAATGGCCGTACTGGCCACGGCCGCCGGACTGGCGAACGAACTTGCCTTCGATCTCGCAGGTCTTGCGGATGGTCTCGCGGTAGGCCACCTGGGGTTTGCCGGTGTTGGCCTCGACGCCGAATTCACGCTTCATGCGGTCGACGATGATGTCCAGGTGCAGTTCGCCCATGCCGGAGATGATGGTTTGCCCGGTCTCCTCGTCCGTCTTCACCCGGAACGACGGGTCTTCCTGCGCCAGCCGGCCAAGGGCGATGCCCATCTTTTCCTGGTCGGCCTTGGTCTTGGGTTCGACGGCGATGGAGATCACCGGCTCGGGGAAATCCATGCGTTCGAGGACGATGGGTTTGTTCAGGTCGCACAGGGTGTCGCCGGTGGTGACGTCCTTCATGCCGATCAGCGCGGCGATATCTCCGGCGCGCACTTCCTTGATCTCGGCGCGATGGTTCGCGTGCATCTGCACCATGCGGCCGACGCGTTCCTTCTTGCCCTTCACCGAATTGAGCACGGCATCGCCCGAGTTCAATACGCCGGAGTAGACGCGGACGAAGGTCAGGGTGCCGACGAAGGGGTCGGTGGCGATCTTGAACGCCAGTGACGAGAAGGGTTCGCTATCGTCGGCGTGGCGTTCGTCCTCCTTCTCCGGGTGGTCCGGATGGGTGCCGCGAATGGACGGAATCTCGGTAGGCGCCGGCAGCAGCTCGACCACGGCATCCAGCACCAGCGGCACGCCCTTGTTCTTGAAGGAGGAGCCGCACACCGCCGGCACCACTTCGCAGGACAGGGTGCGGATGCGCAGGCCGGTCTTGATCTCCTCTTCGCTCAGGTCGCCCTCGTCGAGGTACTTGGTCATCAGCTCCTCGTTGGCCTCGGCGGCGACCTCCACCATCACATTGCGCCAGCGGCGGGCGTCATCCTGCAAGGCGGCGGGAATCTCCTCCTCGCGGAAACTGGCGCCCTGGTCGGCGTCGTTCCAGTAGATGGCCTTCATGCGGATGAGGTCGATCTGGCCGTTGAAGTTCTCTTCCTGGCCTATCGGCAACTGGATCGGCACCGGGGTGTGGCCGAGGCGTTTCCTGATCTGCTCCACCACCCGCAGGAAGTCGGCGCCGGCACGGTCCATCTTGTTCACGTAGGCGATGCGCGGCACGTGGTACTTGTCGGCCTGGCGCCAGACCGTCTCGGATTGCGGTTCCACCCCGTCGGCACCGCTGAACACCACCACCGCACCGTCCAGCACCCGCAGCGAGCGCTCCACCTCGATGGTGAAGTCGACGTGGCCGGGGGTGTCGATGATGTTGATGCGGAACTTGTCGAGCTGCTTGCGCGAGCCGCTCCAGAAGGCCGTGGTGGCCGCCGAGGTGATGGTGATACCGCGTTCCTGCTCCTGGACCATCCAGTCCATGGTCGCGGCGCCGTCGTGCACCTCGCCCATCTTGTGGTTGACCCCGGTGTAGTAGAGGACCCGTTCGGTGGTGGTGGTCTTGCCGGCGTCCACATGGGCCACTATGCCGATGTTGCGGTAATGGCTGATGGGAGTTGTACGGGACATGGCGATCACCTCCGTGCGGGTTATGGGTTATGGCAGGGCCGCACGTTCGCCAGCGGTGCCAGCGGCACCGGGTTCGGATACAAGGGTTGTGGGCGAATGGCCGTGCTGCAAGGGAATGGCAGCCCCCAAGGCCGCGTGTCCCCTTCACTAACGCTAGCACCGCCTCGCCCGCTCCACCGGCCGCTCATCCGCTAGTCCGGGCGGACGATGCAGGGCCACCGGCCAGACCGCATGTTCTGGAGCGCACTCAACAACAGCCGAAGGACCTTACCGTGGAAAAGATCATCTACACCCTGTGGCGCGACCCGCAGGACAGCCTCGAAAGCTTCTCCCAGCGCCTGCGTGGCGTGGTCGCCGAGCAACTCTTCACCCTGGGCGCCCGGGGCCTGCAGGTGAACCTGGCCGACGCCGACGTCGCACCCGCCGCCGGCCTGCGCCAGGAAAACAACCGGCCGCTGCCGGACGCCACCCTGTCGCTCTGGGCCGACAGCGCCAACACCGACGTGCGCCGCCCGTTCGATGATGTCCTGAAGGCGGTTTCCAGCCGCCTGGCGGCCTACCTGGTGAGCGAATCGGTGGTGATTCGCAATACCCGCTTCCCCGCCCACGCAGGCCAGCGCACCCATGGCTTCTCGCAGATCGCCTTCCTCAGCTGCCCACCGCGCCTGACCCGCGACGCCTGGCTGGATATCTGGCGCAACCACCACACCCGGGTCGCCATCGACACCCAGGACAATTTCCTCTACGTGCAGAACCTGGTGGTGCGCGCCCTCACCCACGGCGCCGCGCCGGTGGACGCGATAGTCGAGGAAGCCTTCCCCCCGGCCGCCATGACCGATCCCATGGCCTTCTTCGATGCGCCGGGAGACGAGGCGAAGTTCCAGCAGAACCTCGCGGCGATGATGGACAGCTGCAATCGCTTCATCGACTTCGACAAACTCGACGTACTCCCCACCAGCCAGTACGTGCTCAAGGCCGCTGCCGCGCTTTGAACCCAGGGGGAGCGGCCATCCGGCTGCTCCCCGTTGGTGGGCGGGTTCTGCTACAGGCCGCCGAGCAGGCGCCGGAACTCCTGCTCCGAGTAGCCACGCAGCGTCTGCGTCCTGACATTGCCTAACTGGCCCGTCTTGAGCAGCAGCGTGGTCGCCGCCGCCTCGTCCCCCTCCACTATCAGCACCAGGTCATAGCTGCCCACCGTCCAGTAGGCGGTCTTGACCGAAAGGCCAAGCTGCTCGGCCAACCCTTTGAAGGCTACGAAGCGATCCGGGGAATCCTTGACGTTGCGAATGCCCTGATCCGTGAAGGTCGCCAGCGTGATGAAGGTAGCCATGTCTTCGCTCCTCTTGCGTTGCAGAGCGACGGTCCGATTGCGGAAGCCACTGCATCGGAAGAAGGCCGACATTCTTCCAGCCATGCATGCCCACCAGGCGCGACCCGCCACGGGCCCTGTCGACAAACATGCTTCCGACGACCTCCTTCGGGTAGGAATAGCACCCCCGGGAGCCGGTGCATGACCGCTGATCTTCCGCCTTCCGGGCAGCCTCGAAACCCCGGCCTATACTGTTAGCCCCGGCAGGCCACAAGGCTCGCCGCGATCTGCGCTGCCCTCGCGGTAGCTCCCGACAGCCAGACACAAAGGAGGACGTACATGGCAATCCGCATTGGTGATGAAGCGCCCGATTTCACCGTGGACAGCACCGAAGGCACGATCAATTTCCACCAGTGGATCGGTGACCAGTGGGCCATCCTGTTCTCCCACCCGAAGGACTTCACTCCGGTCTGCACCACTGAGCTGGGCTACATGGCCAAGCTCAAGCCCGAATTCGACAAGCGCAATACCAAGGTGATCGGCCTCTCCGTGGACCCGGTCAGCGATCACCGCAAATGGGTCGGTGATATCGAGGAAACCCAGGGGCACGCGGTCAACTACCCGATGATCGGCGACGAGAACCTGGTGGTGGCCAAGCTCTACGACATGATCCACCCCAATGCCAGCGCCGGCCCGCGCACCGCCGTGGACAACGCCACGGTACGTTCGGTGTTCATCATTGGCCCGGACAAGAAGGTCAAGGCCATGCTCATCTATCCCATGAGCGCCGGCCGCAACTTCGACGAAGTGCTGCGCCTGCTGGACTCGCTGCAGCTCAACGCCAAGCACACGGTGGCGACGCCGGTGAACTGGCGTCCGGGAGACGACGTGATCATTCCCACCTCGGTATCCGACGAAGACGCGAAGAAGAAGTACCCCGACGGCTACAAGACCCTGAAGCCCTACCTGCGGGTCGTCGCCCAGCCGAAATGACCGCTCGCGCGCCCTCCTCGGGGGGCGCGCCACGGCCTGCCATACTGTCCGGCATGGTCAGGGCAACATTCCGCTTCTACGAAGAGCTCAACGACTTCCTGCCGGCCGGAAGGCGCCGACAGGCCTTCACCTGCGCCTGCGCCCGGGCGGCCACCGTCAAGCACATGATCGAAGCCCTGGGCGTGCCCCACACCGAGGTCGAACTGGTGCTGCTCAACGGCGAGTCCGTGGGCTTCGAGCGGGTGATCCTCGATGGCGACCGGGTGGCGGTCTATCCCAAGTTCGAGACGCTGGACATCAGCCCCTTGCTCAAGGTCCGCAGCCGGCCGCTGCGGGTGCTGCGCTTCGTCGCCGACGCACACCTGGGTGGCCTCGCCAGCCTGCTGCGCATGTGCGGCTTCGACACGCTCTACGACAACCGCTTCGAGGACGGCCAGATTGCCGAAATCGCCGCCCATGAAGGGCGCATCGTGCTGACCCGCGACCGCGAGCTGCTCAAGCGCCGCATCATCACTCACGGCTGCTACGTGCACGCCCTGAAACCCTCTCTGCAACTGCGCGAGCTGTTCGAGCGCCTGGACCTGGCCCGTAGCGCCAACCCCTTCAGCCTCTGCCTGCACTGCAATCAGCCACTGCAGGAAATCGCCCCCGAACTGGCCCGCCCGCGCCTGCCACCGCGCATCGGCGCGCTCTATTCACGCTTCCTCAGTTGCGCCGCCTGCGATCGCCTGTACTGGGAAGGTTCCCACTGGCGCAGCATGTGCACCTTGCTCGCCCCCTTGATGGCTGTGGATAAGCCCAACGAGGCCTGATCGGCGCATACCCACAAAAACGGTGGATGAAGCTGTGGATAACCTGTCGGGAGATGGTCAGGGGCCAGGCATCGCGCGGGGCTACACGCCTCGGGTCAATTTCTGAGCGGTTTCAAGTGGTTAGGGCGGCTGCGCCGCTGATGCCACCCTTACCCCCGGCCCTCCGTGTTCAACCCGGCATCCGCGCCCGCCTCGACTGCTGCCCCAGCGGCGTTGCCGCCGGCTGGCGGATCAACGCCGCGCGCCATGCATTGGCGGTGGCCGGATCGGCGTCCTGCAGCAGGTGCACCTTGCCCGCCACCAGGGTCGCCACCGGTACGCCATCGCGCAAGAGCAGGCGATTGCCTGCAACGGCCGGCACCTTGATGCCGGCGAGCAAGGTGCCCAGCAGGTTCAGCGGATCGCAGGCGGCGAGGCTGACCAGGGTGCCGTCCAGCGGACGCTTGCGGACTTCCCGCAGCAGGCCAACGGCTTCCGGCAGGGCGAACTGCTCGCCAGAGACGCCGGCCACGAAACGCCCGCCGCGAATCTCGCCGCGCGCTTCCAGGCGGTGATAGACCCGCAGCAGGTCGCGCCAGGGCGGTAGCCAGTCGGCTTCGCGCTCCAGCAGGCGCCAGCCCACCACTCCGTAGCGGCGCAGCAGGGTGCGCGCCACATGTTCAAGGCTCTCGGCCGGAACCTTGCCATTGCCCTCCTCCGTCCTGCCCCGCAGCAATGCCCAGCGGCCGGCATCCTGCATGTTGGCCAGTGCCAGGCGGGCACGGCGGTCGTGGCGGCTGCGACGCGCGGCCGGCAGCAGCAGGGAACGCAGGCCGGCGAAGCTGTCGGCGTTGGCCAGCCCCAGCGCCACCAGCTCGCCGAGGCAATCCTCCAGCTCACTGCGCAGCAGGTGGGCTTCGTCCATCAGCTCGTCGAAGAACAGCGCACCCTGGCTGGCCAGCACCTGGCGCACCCGCTCGGCGCGCGGGGACGGTTCCGGAGTCGGTGCACCCTGCAGGCAGGCCCGCCAGAGGCCCAGGCTCTTGCGCGGCAAGAGCAGGATGGGCGTGCTGCGCACCGGCCCCGCGGCCACCTTGCCGCGCCCACCCAGCCGGCACCAGACCAGCCGGCCGGCGCGGCACAGGTCATCCAGCCAGTTGATGCCGTAGTCGGCCACGCGGCTGGGCAATATCTCGCTTTCCCAGGCGCCGGCCGCTGCCTCAAAGCCTTCCAGCTGCCCCAGCACCGTGGCCAGGGCTTCGGCACCGCGCACCTGGGCAGAGGGGGCGACGCGCTGCCAGTCGAACAGGAAGCGCATGAAGTCGGCGCGCTCCACCGGTTCGATCTCCCGGCGCAATCGCTTGACCGTGTAGCGGTGGATGCGCGCCAGCAGATGGCGCTCGCACCATTGCTCTTCCGCCGCTCCGGGGGTGAAGCGGCCTCGCAACACCTGGCCTTCACGTTCAAGACTGGCCAGGGCGAAGCTCAGGTCCGAAGGCGCCTGGTACAGATCAGCGGCCAGTTTCGCCAACGTCAACGGGCCGAAACCGCCAAGCCGGGCGCGCACCACTTCCAGCAGCGCCGCCTCCACTGGCCATTCGGCGGTGAAGCCCTCGGGCGCCCCAATGGCCGGCTCGAGAACGGCATCCGGAAAAAGGGCCCGAAACTGTTCCAGCCGCTCGGCCGCCAGCCACAGGGCCGGCTTGCCATCCAATTGCAGGCAGGTGGCGCGACGGGCCTTGGCCAGTTGCGCCAGCCAGCCGTTCCAGCCCTCATTGGCCTCCACTTCGGCCTGGGTAATGCAGGCCAGGGCCAGCACGGCTTCGTGCATTTCATCGGTGTCGCGCACCTGAGGCCAGGCTTCCTCGGCCACCGCTGTGATGGCGTCGGCATCCAGCGCGCCCAGGTCGGCGGCGGATTCCGGGTCGGTCCAGCGGCGTTGCTGCACGGCCTGGGTGCGACGCTCTTCCAGCGGTGCATCGTCGAGGAAGGCGTAGGGGCGCGCGCCGAGGATTTCCGCAGCCAGGGCAGACGGCGCCGGCAGGTCGCGGGCGACCAGTTCCACCTCGCCGCGCTCCATCCGCCGCAACAACCCCAGCCAGCCTTCGGTGTCCATGGCGTCGTGCAGGCAGTCGTCCAGGGTCTGGGCCACCAGCGGGTGATCGGGAATATCGCGCTCGCCCACCAGGTTCTCCTGGCAGGCCACCTGATCGGGGAAGACGCTGGCCAGCAAGTCCTCGCTGCGCATGCGCTGGATCTGCGGCGCAACCTTGCGGCCGCCGGAGAATCGCGGCAGGGCCAGCGCGGCAGACGCGTTCCAGCGCCAGCGCACGCCGAACAGCGGCGCATCGAGAATGGCCTGGATCAGGAGATGTTCGGCGCTGTTGGAGTGCAGGTAGCGCCAGACTTCGTCCAGCGGAAAGCTGTGGCTGGTGGACAGCGAGAGGATCAGCGCATCCTCGGTGGCAGCCGCCTGCAACTCGAAGTTGAAGCTGCGGCAGAAACGCTTGCGCAGCGCCAGGCCCCAGGCGCGGTTGAGCCGGCTGCCGAAGGGCGAATGGATGATCAGCTGCATGCCGCCGGTTTCGTCGAAGAAGCGTTCCATCACCAGCCGCCGCTGGGTCGGCAACGCCCCCAGAGAAGCCCTGGCCCGCGCCAGGTATTCGACGATCTGCCGCGCCGCCGCTTCGCTGAGGCCAATCTCCTCGCGCAATGCCTCGATCGCCCGCTCGTTCTGCTGCCCTCTCCCGCTTGCGGGAGAGGGGCCGGGGCCGAGGGTGGCATCGGCCGACTCGGACTCTCCCAACAACGCATCAACTCGCGCCCTCAACCTCGCCACCGCCGCCGACAGCTCATCAGTGCGCCCCGGCGCTTCTCCCAGCCAGAACGGAATATTCGGCGGCTGGCCCTGGGCGTCCTCCACCCGTACGCGGCCCGGCTCCACGCGGAGGATGCGGTAGGACTGGTTGCCCAGCTGGAACACGTCGCCGGCCAGGCTCTCCACGGCGAAGTCCTCGTGCACGCTGCCCACCGGCACGCCCTGGGGTTCCAGCACCACCGCGTAGTCGGCGGTCTCGGGAATCGCACCACCGGAGGTGATGGCCGTCAGGCGCGCGGAACGCCGGCCGCGCAGGCGGCGATTCACCGCATCGCGATGCAGGTAGGCGCCCCGCACGCCCTGGCGACCGTTGTAGCCTTCGGACAGCATCCTCACCAGGGCATCGAAGCGGTCCCGCGCCAGGTCCGCATAAGGCATGGCGCGGATCATCATGCAGTACAGCTCATCCTCGCCCCACTCCTGGCAAGCCACCTCGGCCACCATCTGCTGGGCCAGCACGTCCAGCGGCGCATGGGGGATGACCAGTGCGTCCAGCTCATCGCGGCGCACGCAATCCAGCAGGGCCGCGCATTCGATCAGGTCGTCCCTTGATTGCGGGAACAGCCGCCCCTTGGGCGTGCCGCCGACACTGTGGCCGGAGCGCCCTACCCGCTGCAGGAAGGCAGCGATGCTGCGTGGCGAACCGAGTTGGCAAACCAGCTCCACGTCGCCGATGTCGATGCCCAGTTCCAACGAGGCGGTAGCCACCAGCACCTTGAGCTCGCCGCGCTTGAGGCGCTGCTCGGCGTCAAGGCGCAGGTCCCGCGCCAGGCTGCCGTGGTGGGCGGCCACGGCGGCGGTGCCCAGGCGTTCGGAAAGGTGGCGGGTGGCGCGCTCGGCCAGGCGCCGGGTGTTGACGAAAACCAGGGTGGTGCGATGTTCGGCGACCAGCTCGGCGAGGCGGTCGTAGACCTTCTCCCAGGCCTCATTGCCCAGCACCGCTTCCAGCGGTACCGGCGGCACTTCCAGGGCCAGGTCGCGTTCGCGGCTGTAGCCCACGTCCACCAGGGTGCAGGCGCCCCGGCCCTGGCCCATGAGGAACTCCGCCACACGCCCGATGGGCTTCTGCGTGGCGGACAGGCCGATGCGCTGCAAGCTGCGTCCGCACAGGGCTTCCAGGCGCTCGGCACTGAGCATCAGGTGGCTGCCGCGCTTGCTGCCGGCGATGGCGTGGATCTCGTCGATGATCAGGCTGCGGCAGCCGGCCAGCATGGCGCGGCCCGATTCGGAGCCGAGCAGGATGTAGAGGGATTCCGGCGTGGTCACCAGGATGTGCGGCGGGCGCTTGCGCATGGCGTCGCGCTCGGCCTGGGGCGTGTCGCCGGTGCGCACGGCGGTGCGGATATCCACATCCTCCAGCCCCAGCCGCGAAAGCTCCGCGCGGATGCCCGCCAGCGGTTCCTCCAGGTTGATGCGGATGTCATTGGACAGCGCCTTCAGCGGCGAGACGTAGACCACCGTGCAGCGGTCCGGCAGACCGCCCTGCTCCAGCCCTTCGTGAACCAGTTCGTCGATGGCGGAAAGGAAGGCGGTAAGGGTCTTGCCCGAGCCGGTGGGCGCCGCCACCAGGGTGCTCGCGCCGCCGCGTATGGTCGGCCAGGCACGGGCCTGGGCCGACGTCGGCGCGGGGAAGCGGGTGCGGAACCAGGCGGTGACGGCGGGATGGAAACGCTCCAGCGCGGCCGCTGTGGATGAGCGGGTCGAGGTCATGGTTCCCACTATGGTTGGCCTGCAACCACCGCTCAAGGGGGACGGACCGATGGTCGCCGCCCTTTCCGGCAGACCGTTGCCTGTCGGCGGCAAGCCCCTGCCGCAGCACTGGTACGCCAGTGCTCAAAGCCCTGGCAACCTCGGGCCTTTCAGCAAACTGGCCCGAATAATGCTGATCAGGTGGTCAGATCGCGCAGAGGAACTGCCATGACCACCATATCCACCAACTCGGCCATTTCCAGCTACCTGGGCCTCGCCTCCCGAAGCAACAACGGCAGCACCAGCAGCGGCACGGAAAAGACCGAGTCCAAGACCGCAGACAAATCGACCGCCACCCAGGACCCGGTGGCCGACCTGCGTCGCTATGCCAGCGCCCTGATCGCCCAGAGCCGAGGCGGCCTGTTCCGCGCCATGAGCGGCGGGGGCAATGCCATTGGCGGCAGCCAGATCAGTGGCAGCCAGTCCGCGAAGACGCCCCCGTCATCTGGCGGCGCCGACAAGATCCAGTTGCCGGATGTCGCCGAGCTGGACCGCGACGAGGCCCTGAAGCTCAAGGACAAGGTGCAGAAGCTGATCGACGCCGGCTTCGACGAAAAGGACAGCGGCCTCGGTTTCGTCGGCTACGACGGCGACAAGAAAACGAACTCCCTGACCACCTACCGCGACTGGCTGCAGGCCAGGGGCGGGGTCAGCATCTACGTCTGACCACTGGCCGCTGACTGCCGGCCGCTCATCGGCTGGCCCGCCTGGCCGGAAATAAGCCATCGGCTGGCCACTAAACTGAAAGTGTCCCGTGATTGCGGGACTCGGAGGGGGCACTCCAGCTACACACGACTCGGCTGCCGCGGCCCCTTCCACAGACTCTCCACGCTCTCCGCCGCTTTTCGCTGGCTGCCCGCTCGTCGAAGGAGGACAGGCAATGGACGAATCGAGACTCAACGAGTTCATGGGCAAGCTGGTCTCCGACATGGGCGGCGCAGCGATGCTCGCCAATATCATCGTCGGCGACGAACTCGGCCTGTATCGCGCCATGGCCGACAGCCAGCCGGTGAGCCCGGACGAGCTCGCCAGCCGCACCGGTTGCAATGCGCGCCTGCTGCGCGAATGGTTGAGCGCCCACGCCGCCTCCGGCTACATGGAGCACGACGACGGGCGCTTCCGACTGCCGGAAGAACAGGCGCTCGCCCTGGCCGTGGAAGACTCCCCGGTGTACGTGGCCGGCGGTGCCTCGGTCATCGCCGCGCTGTTCCACGACAAGGACAAGCTGGTGAAAGCCATGCGCGGCGATGGCGCCCTGGCCTGGGGCGACCACCACCCGTGCATGTTCAGCGGCACCGAGCGCTTCTTCCGTCCCGGCTACCGCGCCCACCTGGTGGCCGAGTGGCTGCCGGCCCTGGACGGCGTGGTGGACAAGCTCCAGGCTGGCGCCAAGGTCGCCGACGTCGGCTGCGGCCACGGCGCATCTACCGTGATCCTGGCCCAGGCCTTTCCCGCCTCGCGCTTCATCGGCTTCGACTACCACGGCCCCTCCATCGAGACCGCCAACCGGCGGGCACAGGAGGGCGGCGTGGCGGACCGCGCGACCTTCGTCCAGGCCAGTGCCAAGGACTACCCCGGCGACGGCTTCGACCTGATCTGCTACTTCGACTGCCTGCACGACATGGGCGACCCGGTGGGCGCCGCCAGGCACGCTTACCAGACGTTGAAGCCCGACGGCACCGTGCTCCTGGTGGAGCCCTTCGCCCACGATCATCTCGACGACAACATGACGCCGGTGGGACGCCTGTTCTACTCGGCCTCCACTTTCATCTGCACACCCAACTCACTGTCCCAGGAAGTCGGTCTCGGCCTCGGCGCCCAGGCTGGCGAAGCGCGCCTGCGCAAGGTGTTCGAGGAGGCCGGCTTCAGCAGCTTCCGCCGCGCCACGGAAACGCCGTTCAACCTGATCCTCGAAGCGCGCAAGTGAAGCCGCCGGTGGGCGGCGTTCGAACCGCCCACCGCTCACCGCCTTGAACAACTCCGAAAAAGTCCTTGTCAGACAGGGAGTAATCTCGCTATTACGCTGATCCATGACCGCCAAGATTTTCCCGCAATATATCCGTAACTTCGTAGTGCCCAGATAACAAACACCGCCTCAACCTGCGCCATGGAAATCGGCGCCCAGCATTCCGCCGCGTCGGGTCGACCGGCCCTCCGGCATCGTTGCAAGGAAATTCCGAATGCCCAGAAGACAAGTCATCAATGCCCAGGTCAGCCCCAAGGGCGCCCTCGACACCCTCTCCCAATTCGAAGTGCAGCAGCTCAGCGAAGCCGGTTCCGGCCGCATGTACCAGCTGTTCCGCCAGTGCGCCCTGGCCATCCTCAACACCGGCGCCCATAGCGACAACGCCAAGACCATCCTCGACGCCTACAAGGACTTCGAAGTCCGCATCCACCAGCAGGACCGTGGCGTACGCCTGGAGCTGATCAACGCTCCGGCCGACGCCTTCGTCGACGGCGAGATGATCGCCGGCACCCGCGAGATGCTGTTCAGCGCCTTGCGCGACATCGTCCACACCGAGAACGAACTGAAGAGCCGCCGCTTCGACCTGGACAGCTCCGAAGGCATCACCGACTACGTTTTCCAACTGCTGCGCAACGCCCGCACCCTGCGCGCCGGCGTCGAGCCGAAGATCGTCGTGTGCTGGGGCGGCCACTCCATCAGCACGGACGAATACAAGTACACCAAGAAGGTCGGCCACGAACTGGGCCTGCGCAGCCTGGACGTCTGCACCGGTTGCGGGCCGGGCGTGATGAAGGGCCCGATGAAAGGCGCCACCATCGGCCACGCCAAGCAGCGCATCCACGGCGGTCGCTACCTGGGCCTGACCGAGCCGGGCATCATCGCCGCCGAGGCCCCCAACCCCATCGTCAACGAACTGGTGATCCTCCCGGACATCGAGAAACGCCTGGAAGCCTTCGTGCGCGTGGGCCACGGCATCATCATCTTCCCGGGCGGCGCCGGTACGGCAGAGGAGTTCCTCTACCTGCTGGGCATCCTGATGCACCCGGACAATCACAGCCTGCCCTTCCCCCTGGTGCTCACCGGGCCGAAGAGCGCGGCGGCCTATCTGGAGCAATTGCACGCCTTCGTCGGCGACACCCTCGGCGAGGCCGCGCAGAGCCGCTACAAGATCATCATCGACGACCCGGCCGCTGTGGCCATCGAGATGGCCCAGGGCCTGAAGGCGGTGAAGCAGTTCCGCCGCGAACGTGCCGATGCCTTCCACTTCAACTGGCTGCTGAAGATCGACGAGAGCTTCCAGCACCCGTTCGAACCCTCACACGAAAACATGGCCAGCCTCGAACTGCGCCGCGACCTGCCGCCACACCAGCTGGCCGCGAACCTGCGCCGGGCGTTCTCCGGC is part of the Pseudomonas lalkuanensis genome and harbors:
- a CDS encoding class I SAM-dependent methyltransferase, coding for MDESRLNEFMGKLVSDMGGAAMLANIIVGDELGLYRAMADSQPVSPDELASRTGCNARLLREWLSAHAASGYMEHDDGRFRLPEEQALALAVEDSPVYVAGGASVIAALFHDKDKLVKAMRGDGALAWGDHHPCMFSGTERFFRPGYRAHLVAEWLPALDGVVDKLQAGAKVADVGCGHGASTVILAQAFPASRFIGFDYHGPSIETANRRAQEGGVADRATFVQASAKDYPGDGFDLICYFDCLHDMGDPVGAARHAYQTLKPDGTVLLVEPFAHDHLDDNMTPVGRLFYSASTFICTPNSLSQEVGLGLGAQAGEARLRKVFEEAGFSSFRRATETPFNLILEARK
- the ppnN gene encoding nucleotide 5'-monophosphate nucleosidase PpnN, with the protein product MPRRQVINAQVSPKGALDTLSQFEVQQLSEAGSGRMYQLFRQCALAILNTGAHSDNAKTILDAYKDFEVRIHQQDRGVRLELINAPADAFVDGEMIAGTREMLFSALRDIVHTENELKSRRFDLDSSEGITDYVFQLLRNARTLRAGVEPKIVVCWGGHSISTDEYKYTKKVGHELGLRSLDVCTGCGPGVMKGPMKGATIGHAKQRIHGGRYLGLTEPGIIAAEAPNPIVNELVILPDIEKRLEAFVRVGHGIIIFPGGAGTAEEFLYLLGILMHPDNHSLPFPLVLTGPKSAAAYLEQLHAFVGDTLGEAAQSRYKIIIDDPAAVAIEMAQGLKAVKQFRRERADAFHFNWLLKIDESFQHPFEPSHENMASLELRRDLPPHQLAANLRRAFSGIVAGNVKDKGIRLIEQHGPYEIHGDAAVMKPLDELLKAFVRQHRMKLPGGAAYEPCYRVVQGEVAKLAG